The Mytilus trossulus isolate FHL-02 chromosome 13, PNRI_Mtr1.1.1.hap1, whole genome shotgun sequence genome has a segment encoding these proteins:
- the LOC134695241 gene encoding uncharacterized protein LOC134695241, with the protein MYLQSVILMVLAIVSLVSNIDCFPAGNERWRHPCGSSTLRPPLPPQPEIISDLIVRLREADDIATNLRIKYANERIIVQAIRRRLDRVHLDGFKVEHMPEKNASLVFKNVTVTFLESYAQLSTAAVFLEQIKNNENVHDHGAFSADIIDIENKLYDVLCHVQMAIVQSDAVIEKYQSRDIMSNQSPITDRRYRYSCDYIIIKDVVLTLKSLLVSYEAMQANM; encoded by the exons ATGTACCTTCAGTCGGTCATTTTAATGGTTTTGg CGATTGTTTCCTTGGTGAGTAACATCGACTGTTTCCCAGCAGGAAATGAAAGATGGCGACATCCATGTGGATCTTCTACGTTACGCCCACCTCTACCCCCTCAGCCGGAAATAATCTCTGATCTGATCGTCAGACTCCGAGAAGCAGACGACATAGCAACCAACCTGAGAATTAAATAC GCAAATGAGAGAATCATTGTTCAAGCAATTAGACGTAGGTTAGATCGAGTACATTTGGATGGTTTCAAAGTAGAACACATGCCAGAAAAGAACGCTTCATTGGTGtttaaaaat gtaaccGTAACATTCTTGGAATCATACGCACAGTTGTCGACAGCTGCAGTTTTCCTGGAACagattaaaaacaatgaaaacgtGCACGACCACGGTGCCTTTTCAGCGGATATAATtgacattgaaaataaactgtatGATGTGCTGTGTCATGTTCAAATGGCCATCGTCCAATCAGATGCTGTCATAGAGAAATATCAATCACGTGATATCATGTCAAACCAATCGCCGATTACCGACAGAAGATACAGATATTCATGTGATTACATCATAATCAAGGATGttgttttaacattaaaatcttTACTTGTTTCTTACGAAGCCATGCAAGCCAATATGTAG